The Thamnophis elegans isolate rThaEle1 chromosome Z, rThaEle1.pri, whole genome shotgun sequence genome contains a region encoding:
- the PRODH2 gene encoding hydroxyproline dehydrogenase — protein sequence MLHCGVRFMHRRVLTLWSPQVTTQKSSSSKTIPETASKKPQSSSNSLNLDDGKVFRLKTKWELSRGLLVFFLCSSPWLVQKAPKLLSFTRHILGRRLWTSALRLTLYGQFVAGETHKEIKETLQRLQHLGVRPLLAVPIEEDVGEEKEGEGWYDKNAHSMITCLDLSVGGAPNPMMQLKVTALMAAELCKTITLCLQNKEGISDLSIEKVMAAMSGHEVAFSCLSQEENQHFQKSLRRLNSVAQYAVEKGVRVLVDAEYTYINPALTLVTIAMMATWNTQKPWIWNTYQAYLKGTLEHLKQDVAIAGRLGVCFGVKLVRGAYLNKERKLAKEKGYPDPVQPSWEATNESYRRCLDFGLDQVSQVKERFEMIVATHNEASVTHAVQRMSQMGINKNAGPISFGQLLGMCDQVSLALGQAGFAIYKSIPYGSVEEVIPYLIRRAHENQSVLLGIRKERDLLRMELWRRILRRP from the exons ATGCTGCATTGTGGGGTTCGTTTCATGCACCGGAGGGTATTAACCCTCTGGAGCCCCCAAGTGACAACCCAGAAATCCTCATCTTCCAAGACAATCCCCGAAACTGCTTCAAAGAAACCCCAATCTTCTTCTAATTCACTGAACCTGGATGATGGGAAGGTTTTCCGCCTCAAGACCAAGTGGGAACTCAGTCGTGGACTGCTGGTCTTCTTTCTCTGTTCTTCTCCATGGCTGGTGCAGAAAGCACCAAAG CTCCTTTCTTTCACTCGGCATATTCTGGGACGTCGTCTCTGGACCTCTGCACTTCGTCTTACTTTGTATGGGCAGTTTGTGGCTGGCGAGACCCACAAAGAGATCAAAGAAACACTGCAAAGACTCCAACACTTGGGGGTCCGGCCTCTCCTTGCTGTCCCCATAGAAGAAGATgtaggagaggaaaaagaagg GGAAGGGTGGTACGACAAGAATGCCCACTCCATGATTACCTGCCTGGATCTCTCAGTGGGGGGTGCCCCCAATCCCATGATGCAACTGAAGGTGACAGCCCTGATGGCAGCTGAACTCTGT AAAACAATTACCCTCTGTTTACAAAACAAGGAGGGGATATCGGACCTCAGCATCGAAAAAGTCATGGCTGCCATGTCAGGACAT GAAGTTGCCTTCAGCTGCTTGTCCCAAGAAGAAAACCAACATTTCCAAAAATCATTGAGGCGCCTGAATTCTGTAGCACAG TATGCTGTAGAAAAAGGAGTCCGGGTTCTGGTAGATGCAGAATACACTTACATCAATCCCGCCTTGACATTAGTCACCATCGCAATGATGGCTACTTGGAACACCCAAAAGCCTTGGATTTGGAATACATATCAAGCGTATCTCAAG GGCACTTTGGAGCACCTGAAGCAAGATGTGGCCATTGCAGGACGCCTGGGGGTATGCTTTGGAGTGAAGCTGGTCCGTGGGGCTTATCTGAACAAAGAACGGAAATTGGCAAAGGAAAAGGGGTACCCTGATCCTGTACAGCCAAGCTGGGAAGCTACCAATGAAAg TTACCGCCGTTGTCTGGATTTTGGCTTGGACCAAGTATCTCAAGTCAAGGAAAGATTTGAGATGATTGTGGCTACACACAATGAAGCTTCTGTGACACATGCTGTACAAAG GATGTCACAGATGGGCATCAACAAAAATGCTGGACCCATTAGCTTTGGGCAGCTGCTGGGTATGTGTGACCAAGTGTCCTTGGCATTAG GTCAAGCAGGTTTTGCCATCTACAAATCTATCCCCTATGGATCTGTGGAAGAGGTTATCCCTTACCTGATCCGGCGTGCTCACGAGAACCAGAGTGTTCTGCTCGGGATCCGAAAAGAACGGGATCTCCTTCGCATGGAGCTGTGGAGGCGGATTTTAAGGAGGCCCTGA